The proteins below are encoded in one region of Campylobacter helveticus:
- a CDS encoding DUF829 domain-containing protein, which translates to MERDVFYIAGYDPKGYRYYYLLFKRNLEEYKKRFKVKAELSTSDTSEDFPFWCVEAENVSCKYTFLAWNDIVKKNWSQSYKDALADCYSFFRIYTITGLFIKFGKESIYQLVTGYYPFFYVLFSLLFSVGLGFVAFYFLSFYVPLFFAILAGILLTFYMNQFLFTYGKKLAVFWIARICSFCANWRERRVGDLEERMEQFAQKIYHTLKEKQKENYELILLTHSVGCVLCIEVLARILMLCKENDVPFSKLKILTLGECIPLVSYQKKSIEFRKKLELVAGFDLKWYDYTSVIDGACFPQVDFIRTSGVYAKNHFGPKLLNPRFHTLYEPQNYKKIKRDKNKAHFLYLMSVEKSGAYDFFNFIVLDKFLEEKIKD; encoded by the coding sequence ATAGAAAGAGATGTATTTTATATAGCAGGGTATGACCCTAAGGGATATAGATATTATTATTTATTATTTAAAAGAAATTTAGAAGAATATAAAAAGAGATTTAAAGTCAAGGCAGAACTCTCTACAAGCGATACAAGCGAGGATTTTCCTTTCTGGTGTGTGGAGGCGGAAAATGTCTCTTGCAAATACACTTTCTTAGCGTGGAATGACATTGTTAAAAAAAATTGGTCGCAAAGCTATAAAGATGCGTTGGCTGATTGTTATAGCTTTTTTCGAATTTATACCATTACGGGGCTTTTCATTAAATTTGGCAAGGAAAGCATTTATCAGTTAGTTACGGGGTATTATCCTTTTTTTTATGTGCTTTTTTCTTTACTTTTTTCTGTGGGGCTTGGATTTGTAGCTTTTTATTTCCTTAGTTTTTATGTGCCTTTGTTTTTTGCTATTTTGGCGGGAATTTTATTAACTTTTTATATGAATCAATTTTTATTTACTTATGGGAAAAAATTGGCTGTTTTTTGGATTGCGCGGATTTGTTCTTTTTGTGCAAATTGGCGGGAGAGAAGAGTGGGTGATTTAGAAGAGAGAATGGAGCAATTTGCTCAAAAAATTTATCACACTCTTAAAGAAAAGCAAAAGGAAAATTATGAGCTTATTTTACTCACACATAGTGTGGGTTGTGTGCTTTGTATAGAAGTGTTAGCTAGGATTTTAATGCTTTGTAAAGAAAATGATGTGCCATTTTCTAAACTTAAAATTCTCACACTTGGAGAGTGCATTCCATTGGTAAGCTATCAAAAAAAATCCATAGAATTTAGAAAAAAACTTGAACTTGTCGCTGGGTTTGACTTAAAATGGTATGATTATACTTCGGTAATTGATGGGGCGTGTTTTCCGCAGGTGGATTTTATAAGAACGAGTGGGGTTTATGCAAAGAATCATTTTGGACCAAAGCTTTTAAATCCACGCTTTCACACCCTTTATGAGCCGCAAAATTATAAAAAAATAAAGCGTGATAAAAATAAAGCACACTTTTTATATTTAATGAGTGTGGAAAAAAGTGGAGCGTATGATTTTTTTAATTTCATCGTTTTGGATAAATTTTTAGAAGAAAAGATTAAGGATTAA